A portion of the Bacteroidota bacterium genome contains these proteins:
- a CDS encoding thiamine pyrophosphate-dependent enzyme has protein sequence MDTAVSPMQLVYEKPATLTETTMHYCPGCGHGVVHRVLMEVIEEMGLQNKTIGVAPVGCSVFAYNYMNVDMQEAPHGRASAVATGIKRVLPDHYVYSYQGDGDLAAIGTGESIHTVNRGENILMLFINNAIYGMTGGQMAPTTILGQVTSTTPYGRNSDLIGFPLKITELVAQLPGAYYVTRQAVHTPGAVRKLKKAIEASFRYQPLRKGTCFIEVVSNCPSGWKMTPVEANEWMEKNMFPLYPLGDLKVPKQN, from the coding sequence ATGGACACCGCAGTAAGTCCGATGCAGCTTGTCTATGAGAAGCCGGCAACATTGACCGAGACGACGATGCATTATTGCCCGGGATGCGGACACGGCGTCGTTCACCGGGTGCTCATGGAAGTGATCGAAGAAATGGGATTGCAGAATAAAACTATCGGCGTCGCTCCGGTCGGTTGTTCCGTCTTTGCGTATAATTACATGAACGTCGATATGCAGGAGGCTCCGCACGGACGGGCAAGCGCCGTTGCGACGGGAATCAAGCGCGTCCTTCCCGATCACTATGTGTACTCGTACCAAGGCGACGGCGATCTTGCCGCGATCGGGACGGGGGAATCGATCCACACCGTGAACCGCGGCGAGAATATTCTGATGCTCTTCATCAACAACGCCATCTATGGAATGACCGGCGGTCAAATGGCGCCGACGACGATCCTCGGGCAGGTGACCTCGACAACGCCGTACGGAAGGAATTCCGATCTTATCGGATTCCCGTTGAAGATAACGGAGCTTGTCGCCCAATTGCCGGGGGCATACTACGTGACGCGGCAAGCAGTTCACACCCCGGGAGCGGTAAGAAAATTGAAGAAGGCGATCGAAGCATCGTTCAGGTATCAGCCGTTGAGAAAAGGGACATGCTTTATCGAGGTCGTTTCCAATTGTCCTTCAGGATGGAAGATGACTCCCGTGGAAGCGAATGAATGGATGGAGAAGAATATGTTCCCGCTGTATCCGCTCGGCGATTTGAAGGTTCCGAAACAAAATTAA
- a CDS encoding 2-oxoacid:acceptor oxidoreductase family protein: MNTPHEIIIAGFGGQGVLSMGQIIAYAAMEEGKEVSWMPSYGPEMRGGTANCIVIVSPTKISSPIVSKYDSAILLNQPSLDKFAEAVKPGGLILFESSSVIAPSPRTDVESLGIDAQEEALKLNKKQVANMIMLGAFLERRPIVSTENVLKALKDVLPERHHHLLPLNEEALKLGKHAAIEAVHEAVH; this comes from the coding sequence ATGAATACGCCCCATGAAATTATCATCGCCGGATTCGGCGGACAAGGCGTTCTCTCGATGGGACAGATTATTGCGTACGCGGCAATGGAAGAAGGGAAAGAAGTAAGCTGGATGCCGTCGTACGGTCCGGAGATGAGAGGCGGCACGGCAAATTGCATCGTTATCGTCTCCCCGACGAAAATCAGCTCGCCGATCGTTTCGAAGTACGATTCGGCCATACTTCTTAATCAGCCATCACTCGACAAATTCGCCGAGGCCGTTAAACCGGGGGGGCTGATTCTCTTCGAGTCGTCGAGTGTCATTGCACCGTCACCCCGAACGGATGTAGAGTCGCTCGGCATCGATGCGCAGGAAGAGGCGCTGAAACTGAATAAAAAGCAGGTTGCCAACATGATCATGCTCGGGGCATTTCTCGAACGGCGTCCGATCGTTTCCACGGAAAATGTTCTGAAGGCGCTGAAAGACGTCTTGCCCGAACGCCATCATCATCTTCTGCCGCTGAATGAAGAAGCGCTGAAGCTCGGTAAACACGCCGCGATCGAAGCGGTTCATGAAGCAGTGCATTGA
- a CDS encoding nucleoside transporter C-terminal domain-containing protein yields the protein MEIFSVVRGLIGLVVVTGIAYLFSPEKSSINWRLVIIGIVLQFVFALLVLKAALGQIIFGTISKCFVRLFSFTANGAQFVFGPLATSVGSPGSFGFFFAFQVLPTIIFFASFMGILYHLGIMQRVVQAMAWVMAKFMRASGSESLCVAANTFMGQTEAPLVIRPYLATLTQSELMTIMTSGMAHISGGVMIAYYTMLGAAYAALRGTSVDASQVYFAGHLLAACIMAGPATIVVAKILFPEKAEPLTMGTLKLKIEKAHSNVIEAAASGASTGVQLALNVAGMLIAFIALIALLNYGLGWVGKATGWSDITQARFGMPVSFELITGLVFQFIAFAIGVPWSDALSVGSLMGIKVVLNEFVAYSKMTDAITAHQLSQKAIVIATYALCGFANFSSIAIQIGGIGPLAENRRSDIAKLGLKSLLGGTIATWMTASIAGMFVN from the coding sequence ATGGAAATTTTTTCGGTCGTCCGCGGTTTGATCGGCCTCGTCGTTGTTACAGGAATCGCTTACCTCTTCTCCCCCGAAAAATCATCGATCAACTGGCGGCTCGTCATCATCGGCATTGTGCTTCAGTTCGTCTTCGCTCTCCTCGTCCTCAAAGCCGCCCTGGGACAGATCATTTTTGGAACGATCAGCAAATGCTTCGTCCGCCTGTTCAGTTTTACCGCGAACGGTGCACAATTCGTCTTCGGTCCTCTTGCGACGTCGGTCGGCTCTCCCGGCAGCTTTGGATTCTTCTTCGCATTTCAGGTATTGCCGACGATCATTTTTTTCGCCTCGTTCATGGGAATTCTGTACCACCTCGGCATTATGCAGCGGGTCGTTCAGGCGATGGCGTGGGTAATGGCAAAATTCATGCGTGCGAGCGGAAGCGAGTCGCTGTGTGTTGCTGCCAATACATTCATGGGGCAAACGGAGGCCCCTCTGGTCATCCGTCCGTATTTGGCCACCCTCACCCAATCAGAGCTCATGACCATCATGACAAGCGGGATGGCGCATATCTCCGGCGGCGTCATGATAGCATATTACACAATGTTGGGCGCTGCTTATGCGGCGCTCCGGGGAACGTCGGTCGACGCTTCCCAGGTATATTTTGCGGGGCATCTCCTTGCGGCTTGCATCATGGCCGGTCCGGCGACGATCGTCGTTGCAAAAATTCTTTTCCCCGAAAAGGCCGAGCCGCTGACGATGGGAACGTTGAAGCTCAAGATCGAAAAGGCGCATTCGAACGTTATCGAAGCTGCAGCGTCGGGCGCATCGACCGGCGTCCAGTTGGCGCTGAACGTGGCAGGGATGCTGATCGCATTCATCGCGCTCATCGCATTGTTGAATTACGGTCTGGGATGGGTAGGAAAAGCGACCGGGTGGAGCGATATCACCCAGGCCCGTTTCGGCATGCCGGTCTCGTTCGAGCTCATCACCGGCCTCGTATTCCAATTTATCGCCTTCGCGATCGGCGTTCCGTGGAGCGATGCGCTGAGCGTGGGAAGCCTGATGGGGATCAAGGTCGTGCTGAACGAGTTCGTGGCCTATTCAAAAATGACCGATGCGATCACGGCCCACCAGCTCTCCCAAAAAGCAATCGTCATTGCCACGTATGCGTTGTGCGGTTTTGCAAATTTTTCTTCCATCGCGATCCAGATCGGTGGCATCGGACCGCTTGCGGAAAACCGCCGAAGCGACATCGCGAAGCTCGGTCTTAAATCGCTGCTCGGCGGAACGATCGCAACGTGGATGACCGCTTCCATCGCGGGGATGTTCGTCAATTGA
- the lpdA gene encoding dihydrolipoyl dehydrogenase: MAEKQYDVVVIGGGPGGYIAAIRAGQLGLKTLVIEKDKLGGICLNWGCIPTKALLKNAEIYNLLHHADEFGFSFDNLKADFSVAVKRSRDIAGRSSKGIEFLFKKNKVEYLPGTAKIASKGVVEVAQAGKTERINAKHIIIATGARPKTFPTIKIDGKQVITSSEAMVLSAPPKSMVIIGAGAIGVEFAYFYNAYGTKVTIVEMMPSLLPIEDREVTKTLARVFSKNGIEILTETKVEGVATGKEVTVTVSNKEGKKDLKADIALVAIGVQGNIENLGLEALGVKTDRTFIKVDQSYKTNVDGIYAIGDVNGPPWLAHVASAEGIACVERIAGKNPHPINYDNIPGCTYCQPQVASVGLTEEKAREKGYELKIGRYPFRSHGKALAINEPEGFVKLIFDAKYGELLGAHIIGSEATEMIAELAVARTLETTREQIIQTIHAHPTLTEGVGEAALDAYGEALNI; this comes from the coding sequence ATGGCAGAGAAGCAATATGATGTTGTTGTCATCGGCGGCGGTCCCGGCGGATACATCGCAGCCATTCGTGCAGGGCAACTCGGGTTGAAAACGCTGGTCATCGAGAAGGATAAGCTCGGCGGCATCTGTCTCAATTGGGGCTGCATTCCGACCAAAGCGCTTCTCAAGAACGCGGAGATCTACAATCTTTTACATCATGCGGACGAGTTCGGTTTCTCGTTCGATAATTTGAAGGCCGATTTTTCGGTCGCCGTGAAACGGAGCAGGGACATTGCGGGACGGTCGTCGAAGGGGATCGAGTTTCTTTTTAAGAAGAATAAGGTAGAATATCTGCCGGGAACGGCAAAGATCGCCTCAAAAGGAGTTGTTGAAGTTGCTCAGGCCGGCAAGACCGAGAGGATCAATGCGAAGCACATCATCATCGCTACCGGAGCCCGGCCGAAGACCTTCCCGACAATCAAGATCGACGGCAAACAGGTGATCACGAGCTCCGAAGCGATGGTGCTGAGCGCTCCGCCGAAAAGCATGGTGATCATCGGCGCCGGTGCGATCGGAGTGGAGTTCGCCTATTTCTACAACGCATACGGTACGAAAGTCACCATCGTTGAGATGATGCCGAGCCTGCTTCCGATCGAAGACCGAGAGGTCACGAAAACGCTTGCGCGGGTTTTTTCAAAGAACGGCATTGAAATCCTCACGGAGACCAAAGTCGAAGGCGTTGCGACCGGGAAAGAGGTCACTGTGACTGTCAGCAATAAGGAAGGAAAGAAAGACCTGAAAGCAGACATCGCTCTGGTGGCTATTGGAGTCCAGGGAAATATTGAAAACCTCGGACTCGAAGCTCTGGGGGTGAAGACAGACCGCACCTTCATCAAGGTTGATCAATCCTACAAGACCAACGTCGACGGCATCTACGCCATCGGCGATGTCAACGGGCCGCCGTGGCTCGCTCATGTCGCTTCGGCAGAAGGAATTGCCTGCGTCGAACGGATCGCGGGGAAAAATCCACATCCGATCAATTATGATAATATCCCGGGCTGCACATACTGCCAGCCCCAGGTGGCCAGCGTCGGGCTCACTGAAGAAAAGGCCCGTGAAAAAGGGTACGAGTTGAAGATCGGAAGGTATCCGTTCCGCTCTCACGGCAAGGCGCTCGCGATCAACGAACCGGAAGGCTTCGTCAAATTGATTTTCGACGCGAAGTACGGCGAGCTTCTTGGCGCGCACATCATCGGGTCTGAAGCGACCGAAATGATCGCCGAACTTGCCGTTGCCCGGACGCTCGAAACGACCCGTGAGCAGATCATTCAGACCATCCACGCCCACCCGACACTGACGGAAGGGGTCGGCGAGGCGGCGTTGGATGCCTACGGCGAGGCGTTGAACATATAG
- the lipB gene encoding lipoyl(octanoyl) transferase LipB: MNQLLTINLGRTRYADAWDMQRKIFAARLAHRVPDVLLLTEHEPVYTLGKGADGNHLLAGDRELREKGIDVFAIDRGGDVTFHGPGQLVGYPILDLNEHYLDIHRYLRDIEEVLIRTAKDFTINGDRSEGYTGVWVRNDKLAAIGVKVSRWITMHGFALNVNTDLSYFDRIIPCGIFHKGVTSLRALKGRDVPMSEVENAVVRNFESVFSVASQSMTLDELCSNDRLENVFTVEEKIS; the protein is encoded by the coding sequence ATGAATCAACTTCTTACCATTAACCTTGGACGCACGCGGTACGCCGATGCGTGGGATATGCAGAGAAAAATCTTCGCTGCACGTCTTGCCCATCGTGTTCCCGATGTTTTGCTCCTGACGGAGCACGAACCGGTGTATACGCTCGGCAAAGGGGCTGATGGGAATCATCTTCTTGCCGGCGACCGTGAACTGCGGGAAAAAGGTATCGACGTGTTCGCGATCGACCGCGGCGGCGACGTCACGTTCCACGGTCCGGGGCAGTTGGTCGGATATCCGATCCTCGACCTGAACGAACATTATCTCGACATCCATCGATATTTGCGCGACATTGAAGAGGTCCTGATTCGCACGGCAAAAGACTTTACTATCAATGGCGACCGTTCGGAAGGTTACACCGGCGTGTGGGTGAGGAACGACAAGCTTGCGGCCATCGGGGTAAAAGTAAGCCGCTGGATAACGATGCACGGGTTTGCGCTTAATGTGAACACCGACCTTTCCTATTTTGACAGAATTATCCCCTGCGGAATTTTCCATAAAGGGGTAACGTCGCTTCGCGCGCTCAAAGGGCGCGACGTTCCGATGTCGGAAGTTGAAAACGCGGTCGTTCGTAATTTTGAATCTGTTTTCTCAGTCGCATCACAATCGATGACGCTCGACGAGCTTTGCTCGAACGATCGTCTCGAAAATGTGTTTACTGTTGAGGAGAAGATTTCATGA
- a CDS encoding dehydrogenase E1 component subunit alpha/beta codes for MTVKKNVMTVHKLETSPHWSGKQVKVAHTSNGQLTNAQLVQVFRSMFLSRSIDEKSMMLLKQGKILFHISGPGHEACQVAAAMAMKPGYDWAYPYYRDLGFALQYGSTPYEIFLESMHRVGGPSSNGRQMPSHYGNKVLHIPAQSSPTGTQFLQAVGTAIGLVKSGGDEVVYVSSGEGATSEGEFSEALNWASRDKLPVIFMIQNNGYAISVPVKDQVAGGSVYELTQGYPDFCRLHVDGTDFSASYHAAQEAVGYARARKGPSLIEAKVVRLFPHSSSDDPKKYLTPEEIEKNRQADPLPKFEKMLLDSRVLDHAELDRLKTEIKREVEEAAERAEAQPSPSADTAERNVFSPSIIVPKDNFTEPKHSGKNIVMVDAVNHALHEEMKHNPKMLVYGEDVAGSKGGVFTATKGLTAAFGEERAFNSQLAEASIVGTAIGLSILGYKPVVEIQFGDYIWPSFMQFKDELVTLRYRSDGNFSCPVVVRVAVGGYIRGGLYHSQSIEGFFAHMPGLWIAMPSNAADAKGLLKTACREDNPVLFCEHKGLYRQGFASSPEPDENYLLPFGLASVKKTGDDITIITWGMMVQRSLDAAKKLEAQGTSVEVIDLRTICPWDKETVMTSVKKTGKALIVHEDTRTGGFGAEIGAVIAEECFQWLDAPVTRVAAKDAPIPFAPALESAILPQESDIVSALKKIAEF; via the coding sequence ATGACAGTGAAGAAGAATGTTATGACCGTGCACAAATTGGAGACCTCACCTCACTGGAGCGGGAAACAGGTGAAGGTTGCACATACCTCCAACGGTCAATTGACCAACGCGCAGCTTGTCCAGGTTTTCCGGTCGATGTTTCTATCGAGGAGCATCGACGAAAAATCGATGATGCTTCTGAAGCAGGGAAAGATATTATTTCACATCAGCGGACCGGGGCACGAAGCCTGTCAGGTTGCTGCCGCGATGGCGATGAAGCCGGGCTACGATTGGGCATACCCGTACTACCGCGACCTCGGCTTTGCTCTCCAATACGGTTCGACGCCGTATGAAATTTTTCTAGAATCGATGCACCGGGTGGGAGGACCAAGCTCCAACGGAAGACAGATGCCATCGCATTACGGCAACAAGGTCCTGCATATTCCGGCACAGTCGAGTCCGACCGGTACGCAATTTCTCCAGGCAGTCGGCACAGCCATCGGCCTCGTGAAAAGCGGGGGGGACGAAGTAGTCTATGTCTCATCTGGCGAGGGGGCGACGAGCGAAGGTGAATTCAGCGAAGCGCTGAACTGGGCTAGCCGCGATAAGCTTCCCGTGATTTTCATGATCCAGAATAACGGATACGCGATCTCGGTTCCGGTGAAGGATCAGGTTGCCGGCGGTTCCGTCTATGAACTGACCCAAGGCTATCCCGATTTTTGCAGGCTTCATGTGGACGGCACCGATTTCTCTGCTTCATACCATGCAGCGCAAGAGGCCGTAGGGTACGCGCGCGCAAGAAAGGGACCGAGCCTCATCGAGGCAAAGGTTGTCAGATTGTTTCCTCATTCATCGTCCGATGATCCGAAGAAATACCTGACCCCGGAAGAAATTGAAAAGAACCGGCAGGCCGATCCGCTGCCGAAGTTTGAGAAGATGCTTCTCGATTCAAGAGTTCTCGACCACGCTGAGCTCGATCGTCTTAAAACCGAAATTAAAAGAGAAGTAGAAGAAGCTGCAGAACGGGCAGAGGCGCAGCCGAGTCCGTCGGCCGACACCGCTGAACGAAATGTCTTTTCTCCAAGCATCATTGTTCCAAAGGACAATTTCACCGAGCCCAAGCACTCGGGCAAAAACATCGTCATGGTTGACGCAGTGAACCATGCGCTCCATGAAGAGATGAAGCACAACCCGAAGATGCTGGTCTACGGCGAGGATGTCGCCGGGAGCAAGGGGGGTGTGTTCACGGCAACAAAAGGATTGACGGCAGCTTTCGGCGAAGAACGCGCCTTCAACTCCCAACTGGCGGAAGCGAGCATTGTCGGAACGGCGATCGGCCTGTCCATCCTCGGCTACAAACCGGTGGTCGAGATCCAGTTCGGCGACTACATCTGGCCGTCGTTCATGCAATTCAAAGACGAACTTGTGACGCTCCGTTACCGCTCGGACGGCAACTTCTCTTGTCCCGTTGTTGTACGGGTTGCCGTCGGAGGATACATTCGCGGCGGACTGTATCACAGCCAAAGCATCGAAGGTTTTTTTGCTCACATGCCCGGTTTGTGGATTGCGATGCCGTCCAATGCCGCGGACGCAAAAGGTTTGCTGAAGACCGCCTGCCGCGAGGATAACCCGGTATTGTTCTGCGAGCACAAGGGATTATACCGACAGGGATTCGCGTCCAGCCCGGAGCCGGATGAAAACTATCTTTTGCCGTTCGGCCTTGCGAGCGTGAAAAAAACGGGGGATGATATTACCATTATTACATGGGGAATGATGGTCCAGCGCTCGTTGGATGCGGCGAAAAAACTTGAGGCACAGGGAACGAGCGTCGAAGTGATCGACCTGCGCACGATTTGCCCGTGGGATAAAGAAACGGTGATGACATCCGTGAAGAAGACCGGCAAAGCGCTGATCGTCCATGAAGACACCCGCACCGGCGGATTCGGCGCCGAGATCGGGGCCGTGATCGCAGAAGAATGTTTCCAGTGGCTCGACGCGCCGGTGACGAGAGTAGCGGCAAAGGATGCGCCGATTCCGTTTGCCCCCGCGCTTGAGAGCGCGATTCTCCCCCAGGAGAGTGATATCGTATCAGCGCTGAAAAAGATCGCGGAATTTTGA
- a CDS encoding thiamine pyrophosphate-dependent dehydrogenase E1 component subunit alpha, whose product MAAAVKSKRERSAVSRSRKSAEPHLAKDDLLQLYYYMRLTREFEDTIVTLYRQGKIVGGAFSGNGNEATAIGSAYCLNKEDYIFPMHRDLGAHFVKGQTVRNLMLQHLGRENSPARGRDGTGHYADPLLRIYGNISHLAAMIPVAAGVALACMLRKEHSVVMTYIGDGGSNVGDFHESLAMCSVMKLPLVLIVENNQFAYSTPIAKQFIVERLSDRAAGYGIPGFTIDGTDVEEVYTVCKQAVDRARKGEGPTLIESVTMRMHGHSVNDNAEYVPQKLLDGWKKKDPIVKFEKQLIEKGILSRSIQEELGKKISDELDEATQFAVKSSYPAPQEATVGVFAE is encoded by the coding sequence ATGGCCGCAGCCGTTAAATCAAAAAGAGAAAGATCGGCGGTTTCGCGTTCCCGCAAAAGCGCAGAGCCTCATCTCGCAAAGGACGATCTGCTTCAGCTTTATTATTACATGCGCCTGACGCGTGAGTTTGAGGACACGATTGTCACGTTGTACCGGCAGGGAAAAATTGTCGGAGGAGCGTTCAGCGGAAACGGCAACGAAGCGACCGCGATCGGCAGCGCGTATTGTCTGAACAAGGAAGACTATATATTTCCGATGCATAGGGACCTCGGCGCTCATTTCGTTAAAGGGCAGACCGTTCGGAATCTGATGCTGCAGCATTTAGGGCGGGAAAACTCCCCGGCGCGCGGCCGCGATGGAACTGGACATTACGCAGACCCGTTGCTGAGGATCTACGGCAACATCAGCCATCTTGCGGCAATGATACCGGTCGCTGCGGGCGTCGCGCTTGCGTGCATGCTGCGGAAAGAGCATTCGGTTGTGATGACCTACATCGGGGACGGAGGGAGTAATGTGGGCGATTTTCACGAATCGCTGGCAATGTGCTCGGTTATGAAGCTTCCCCTTGTGCTGATCGTCGAGAACAATCAGTTCGCCTATTCGACGCCGATCGCCAAGCAGTTCATCGTCGAGAGATTGTCGGACCGGGCGGCCGGTTACGGGATCCCGGGGTTTACCATCGACGGTACGGACGTCGAGGAAGTCTATACGGTATGCAAACAGGCGGTTGACCGCGCCCGCAAGGGTGAAGGCCCGACTCTCATCGAATCTGTTACGATGAGAATGCACGGACATTCGGTGAACGACAACGCTGAATACGTCCCTCAAAAATTGTTGGACGGCTGGAAGAAGAAGGATCCGATCGTTAAATTCGAAAAGCAGTTGATCGAGAAGGGAATTCTTTCCAGAAGCATCCAGGAAGAACTTGGGAAAAAGATCTCGGACGAGCTCGATGAGGCGACTCAATTTGCAGTGAAGAGTTCGTATCCGGCGCCGCAGGAGGCGACGGTCGGTGTTTTTGCGGAATAA
- a CDS encoding alpha-ketoacid dehydrogenase subunit beta, with translation MSVISYIEAISKGLWEEMERDSSVFLLGEDIGEYGGAFKVTKGFLKHFGNDRVIDTVLAESAILGAATGAALAGMKPVAEMQFADFVTNGFNQLINNSASIHYRWNLPVPMVVRLPSGAGIHGGPFHSRNPEAWFFHQPGLKLVAPATPYDAKGLIKAAVRDPNPVLYFEHKRLYRHVKGEVPDDDYVIEIGKGDIKRPGSDCSLITYGATLHPSIEAAALIEQQDGVEVEVIDLRSLAPLDKDLILSSVRKTGKVLIVHEDSVTGGIGGEIAALVAEFAFDHLDAPVKRIGAIDTPTPFAPTLEEYFLPNREKILAALKELAAY, from the coding sequence TTGTCAGTCATCTCGTATATTGAAGCTATCAGCAAGGGATTGTGGGAAGAGATGGAGCGCGATTCGTCGGTGTTTCTCCTTGGAGAGGACATCGGCGAATACGGCGGAGCGTTTAAGGTCACCAAAGGATTTCTCAAGCATTTCGGGAACGATCGGGTGATCGACACAGTCCTTGCCGAGTCCGCAATTCTCGGAGCCGCGACCGGCGCAGCGCTGGCAGGAATGAAGCCCGTTGCGGAAATGCAGTTCGCCGATTTCGTCACCAACGGATTCAATCAGCTTATCAACAATTCCGCCTCGATCCATTACCGGTGGAATCTTCCCGTGCCGATGGTCGTCCGGCTGCCGTCGGGCGCCGGGATTCACGGCGGGCCGTTCCATTCGCGGAATCCCGAAGCATGGTTTTTTCATCAGCCGGGATTGAAGCTTGTCGCGCCGGCGACGCCGTACGACGCCAAAGGATTGATCAAAGCGGCGGTTCGCGACCCGAACCCCGTTCTGTATTTTGAGCACAAAAGATTGTACCGGCATGTCAAAGGTGAAGTCCCCGATGACGATTATGTGATCGAGATCGGAAAAGGAGATATCAAGCGCCCGGGGAGCGATTGCTCCCTGATCACCTATGGCGCGACCCTTCATCCGTCGATCGAGGCAGCGGCATTGATCGAGCAACAGGATGGGGTCGAGGTCGAAGTGATCGACCTGCGGAGTTTGGCGCCGCTCGATAAAGATCTGATCTTGTCGTCGGTGAGAAAGACTGGAAAAGTTTTGATCGTGCACGAAGATTCGGTCACCGGCGGCATCGGCGGAGAGATCGCAGCGCTTGTCGCAGAGTTTGCGTTCGACCATCTGGATGCGCCGGTGAAGCGGATCGGCGCGATCGACACCCCGACGCCTTTTGCACCGACGCTCGAAGAGTATTTTCTTCCAAACAGAGAAAAAATTCTGGCGGCTCTGAAAGAGTTAGCGGCATATTAG
- a CDS encoding dihydrolipoamide acetyltransferase family protein has protein sequence MAIVDVIMPQMGESIAEGTITKWYKKVGDKIAKDETLLEISTDKVDSEIPSPSSGLVAELLFPEQKTVDVHTVIARIQTDVHAPLVQGHGNIELGSQGAKPEVARSAQSTHAQSGTQPAAVGQHISTDAGRFFSPLVLNIARTEGISLSELEGISGTGANDRVTKKDILDYVERKKSNRAPAAARTSTPSSPSTGIEIIKMDSMRKAIAEHMVRSVHTSAHVGSVTEADVSKIVAFREKHKAEFERREGFKLTFTPFFVDVVVKAIKDFPMLNASVDGDSILIRKDVNIGVAVALENGLIVPVVKHADGKDLIGLARAVNDLSNRARTKKLLPEDVQGGTFTITNPGIFGNLFGFPIINQPQVAILGVGAIKKRPIVVNDAIAIRSMVYISMSYDHRIIDGALGGMFLQRLVEHLENFDVSKGV, from the coding sequence ATGGCCATAGTCGACGTTATCATGCCCCAAATGGGGGAAAGCATTGCCGAGGGGACGATCACCAAATGGTATAAGAAGGTGGGGGACAAGATCGCCAAGGATGAGACCTTGCTCGAGATCAGCACGGATAAGGTCGATTCTGAGATCCCTTCGCCTTCGTCAGGACTCGTTGCGGAACTCCTCTTTCCAGAACAGAAGACCGTCGATGTTCATACTGTCATTGCGAGAATTCAAACCGATGTCCATGCTCCATTGGTGCAAGGTCATGGAAACATCGAGTTAGGCAGCCAGGGCGCCAAGCCTGAAGTTGCTCGATCGGCTCAATCGACTCATGCTCAGTCTGGAACCCAACCGGCAGCGGTCGGACAGCACATCTCGACCGACGCCGGCAGATTTTTTTCACCCCTTGTCCTGAACATAGCACGGACGGAAGGGATCTCATTAAGTGAGTTGGAGGGGATTTCCGGAACCGGAGCAAACGACCGGGTCACGAAGAAAGATATCTTAGACTACGTCGAACGGAAGAAATCGAACCGGGCACCGGCTGCGGCAAGGACCTCAACGCCCTCCTCGCCTTCAACCGGGATTGAAATCATCAAGATGGATTCGATGCGGAAGGCCATCGCCGAGCACATGGTGCGAAGCGTCCATACTTCGGCACATGTCGGTTCGGTCACAGAAGCGGACGTTTCAAAGATCGTCGCATTCAGGGAAAAGCACAAAGCCGAGTTTGAACGGCGGGAAGGCTTCAAGCTTACGTTCACGCCGTTCTTCGTCGATGTGGTCGTCAAAGCGATCAAAGATTTTCCCATGCTCAACGCTTCGGTTGACGGCGATTCGATCCTGATCCGAAAAGACGTCAACATCGGAGTTGCTGTTGCGCTGGAAAATGGCTTAATTGTTCCTGTCGTCAAGCATGCGGACGGTAAAGATCTTATCGGACTTGCCCGTGCGGTGAACGATCTGTCGAACCGCGCACGGACGAAAAAGCTCTTGCCCGAAGATGTCCAGGGGGGAACGTTTACGATCACCAACCCCGGCATTTTCGGTAACCTGTTCGGGTTCCCGATCATCAACCAGCCGCAAGTTGCCATACTCGGTGTGGGTGCCATTAAGAAGCGGCCGATCGTTGTTAATGATGCGATCGCCATTCGCTCCATGGTGTATATCTCCATGTCGTACGACCACAGGATCATCGACGGCGCCCTTGGGGGGATGTTTTTGCAGCGGCTCGTGGAGCATTTGGAGAATTTTGACGTGAGCAAAGGTGTTTAA